One window of the Nocardia huaxiensis genome contains the following:
- a CDS encoding copper transporter: MISIRQHAISLAAVFLALAVGVVLGTRTHGDGLFPGTGETAKIDQLTAENARLSEQVKAADSFLAGAAGKLLTGSLANRTVLVFTTPDVDTADADAVTAALTTAGATVTGRVGLTGAFTDSSEADRLRTTLLNIVPAGAVLKPDAADQGSLAGDLLGQALLADPVSGQPRGTDQERGLALETLRGGGFLTFGDVKPAQLAVVVTGDGAKADENNRGTIAARFAGGLRAHSAGVVLTGRHGAAEGAGPIAVVRSEAALATVTTVDNVDHEIGRITTVLGLTEQLNGGTGRYGTGAKATSLTVAAMPR, from the coding sequence ATGATTTCCATTCGCCAGCACGCGATTTCGCTTGCGGCCGTATTTCTGGCGCTCGCGGTCGGCGTGGTGCTCGGGACCCGCACGCACGGTGACGGGTTGTTCCCGGGGACGGGGGAGACCGCGAAGATCGACCAGCTGACCGCCGAAAATGCCCGGCTCTCAGAGCAAGTCAAGGCGGCGGACTCGTTCCTGGCGGGTGCGGCGGGCAAACTGCTCACCGGGAGCCTCGCCAATCGCACTGTGCTGGTGTTCACCACGCCCGATGTGGATACCGCGGACGCGGATGCCGTCACCGCGGCGCTCACCACCGCGGGGGCCACGGTCACCGGGCGGGTGGGGCTGACGGGCGCCTTCACCGATTCCTCAGAGGCCGATCGGCTCCGGACGACCCTGCTGAATATCGTCCCGGCGGGCGCGGTGCTGAAACCCGATGCCGCCGATCAGGGCAGTCTGGCCGGGGATCTGCTCGGACAGGCGCTGCTGGCCGATCCGGTCAGCGGGCAGCCGCGCGGTACCGACCAGGAACGCGGGCTGGCGCTGGAGACCCTGCGCGGCGGCGGGTTCCTGACCTTCGGTGACGTCAAGCCCGCGCAACTGGCCGTCGTGGTCACCGGCGACGGGGCCAAAGCCGACGAGAACAACCGCGGGACGATCGCCGCGCGCTTCGCCGGCGGACTGCGGGCGCACAGTGCCGGTGTGGTGCTGACGGGTCGCCACGGCGCCGCCGAAGGGGCCGGGCCGATCGCCGTGGTGCGCTCGGAGGCCGCGCTGGCAACGGTCACCACCGTCGACAATGTGGATCACGAGATCGGGCGGATCACCACCGTGCTCGGTCTCACCGAGCAGTTGAACGGTGGTACCGGGCGATACGGGACGGGTGCCAAGGCGACCTCGCTCACAGTCGCGGCCATGCCGCGCTGA
- a CDS encoding TlyA family RNA methyltransferase — translation MARRARVDAELVRRGLARSREHAVELINAGRVLINGSVATKPATGVEAGTPLLVRDEPDEVQWASRGAHKLLGALEAFGSQGVTVEGKRCLDAGASTGGFTDVLLSRGAKEVVAADVGYGQLIWRLQNDDRVRVHDRTNVRALTPELIGGTVELVVADLSFIGLGLVLPALAACCEPEADLLPMVKPQFEVGKERLGSGGVVRDPALRAEAVREVAAAAARQGLRTLGVVASPLPGPSGNVEYFLWLRKVADPATGESVTGYAYDASEQERVTALIERAVEEGPQ, via the coding sequence GTGGCCAGACGCGCACGGGTGGACGCGGAACTGGTTCGCCGCGGATTGGCGCGATCGCGGGAACACGCGGTCGAGCTGATCAATGCGGGCCGCGTCCTGATCAATGGAAGTGTCGCCACCAAACCGGCAACGGGGGTGGAGGCGGGGACGCCGCTGCTGGTGCGGGACGAACCCGATGAGGTGCAGTGGGCCTCGCGTGGAGCGCACAAGCTGCTGGGGGCGCTGGAGGCGTTCGGATCGCAGGGTGTGACGGTCGAGGGCAAGCGCTGCCTGGATGCCGGCGCGTCCACCGGCGGGTTCACCGATGTGCTGCTCTCGCGTGGCGCGAAAGAGGTCGTGGCCGCGGATGTCGGTTACGGGCAACTGATCTGGCGACTACAGAACGATGATCGTGTGCGCGTGCACGATCGGACGAACGTGCGGGCGCTGACACCCGAACTCATCGGCGGCACAGTCGAATTGGTGGTCGCGGATCTGTCGTTCATCGGGCTGGGCCTGGTGCTGCCCGCGCTGGCGGCCTGCTGCGAGCCGGAGGCGGATCTGCTGCCGATGGTGAAGCCGCAGTTCGAGGTCGGCAAGGAACGGCTGGGATCCGGTGGGGTGGTGCGGGATCCGGCGCTGCGAGCCGAGGCGGTGCGTGAGGTCGCCGCCGCCGCAGCGCGTCAGGGGTTGCGCACCCTCGGTGTGGTCGCCAGCCCGCTGCCCGGGCCCTCCGGAAATGTCGAGTACTTCCTGTGGCTGCGCAAGGTCGCCGATCCGGCGACCGGTGAATCTGTCACCGGCTACGCCTACGATGCGAGTGAACAGGAACGGGTGACGGCGCTGATCGAACGCGCGGTGGAGGAGGGTCCGCAGTGA
- a CDS encoding ester cyclase, whose protein sequence is MTRDEIDALFARHAAAEHEKDVDAIMDTLAEGVEHEVVGDPRGVLTDREAIVQRYLELFDGLTEDKLESTRRYYGDDFFVDESHWYGRATGMFMGIPGGNRPVDFRILHVCDLRDGRMSREQVWLDMAAIMQQLAPAQ, encoded by the coding sequence ATGACTAGGGACGAGATAGACGCATTGTTCGCACGGCACGCCGCGGCCGAGCACGAGAAGGATGTGGACGCCATCATGGACACCCTCGCCGAGGGTGTCGAGCACGAGGTGGTCGGTGACCCGCGGGGGGTGCTCACCGACCGGGAAGCCATCGTGCAGCGGTACCTCGAGCTGTTCGACGGGCTCACCGAGGACAAGCTGGAGTCGACCCGGCGGTACTACGGGGACGACTTCTTCGTCGACGAATCCCATTGGTACGGACGGGCAACCGGCATGTTCATGGGTATCCCGGGCGGTAACCGGCCCGTCGATTTCCGCATCCTGCACGTCTGCGATCTGCGTGACGGCCGCATGTCCCGCGAGCAGGTGTGGCTGGATATGGCCGCCATCATGCAGCAACTCGCACCGGCACAGTGA
- a CDS encoding HAD-IIA family hydrolase, with product MRLRDRFGALLLDLDGTLFRGHEVIPGAPEALSASADGQRLLYVTNNASRSATGVAGHLRELGFAATEDEVVTSAQAAAHLLASRLSPGATVLVVGTDDLVAEIEAVGLQAIRRFNGIAPAGVVQGHNPNTAWADLAEAAYALRAGAFWVAANTDATLPNERGLAPGNGSMVAALRTASDRDPIVAGKPFAPLMEDALTRAATRDALVVGDRLNTDIDGAHTVGLESLMVLTGVSTLADLRAQPADRLPTYVAESLDALNHPVADTAPIPSGADIADEITARLRAHPGRAVPVSPPPAARD from the coding sequence ATGCGGCTAAGGGATCGGTTCGGCGCACTGCTACTGGATCTGGACGGCACCCTGTTCCGAGGTCATGAGGTGATTCCCGGTGCGCCCGAGGCGCTTTCGGCGTCCGCCGACGGCCAGCGGCTGCTGTATGTCACCAACAATGCCAGCCGTTCGGCGACCGGTGTCGCCGGTCATCTGCGCGAACTCGGTTTCGCCGCAACCGAGGACGAGGTGGTGACCAGCGCCCAGGCCGCCGCCCATCTCCTCGCCTCCCGCCTGTCGCCCGGTGCGACGGTTCTCGTCGTCGGCACCGACGATCTGGTGGCCGAGATCGAAGCCGTTGGCCTGCAAGCGATCCGCCGGTTCAATGGCATCGCCCCCGCCGGTGTCGTCCAGGGCCACAATCCCAATACGGCCTGGGCGGATCTGGCCGAGGCCGCCTACGCCCTGCGCGCCGGAGCTTTCTGGGTGGCCGCGAATACCGATGCCACCCTTCCGAACGAACGCGGCCTGGCTCCCGGCAACGGTTCCATGGTCGCCGCCCTGCGCACCGCTTCCGACCGTGATCCGATCGTGGCGGGAAAACCGTTCGCCCCCTTGATGGAAGACGCCTTGACCCGCGCCGCCACTCGCGACGCCCTGGTGGTCGGCGACCGTCTGAACACCGACATCGACGGCGCGCACACGGTCGGCCTGGAGTCCCTCATGGTCCTCACCGGGGTCAGCACGCTGGCGGATCTGCGCGCCCAGCCCGCGGATCGGCTGCCCACCTATGTCGCGGAATCCCTGGACGCCCTGAATCATCCGGTCGCCGACACCGCCCCGATCCCGTCCGGCGCCGATATCGCCGACGAGATCACCGCGCGCCTGCGCGCGCATCCGGGTCGCGCCGTTCCGGTTTCGCCCCCGCCCGCCGCACGGGACTGA
- a CDS encoding SRPBCC family protein, with protein MPSTTVETVISAPREVVYKLFTERDSLNGNLPVQIKLKKPGAGIPSGVGAQYHLGLAGLGVTEETTELVPNERFVYRIVAGAPVKRHVGTVTFADAPGGTKLVYTMESEPSLPVPAKVLELGLKSLINTFISGVRKATK; from the coding sequence ATGCCCAGCACCACGGTCGAAACAGTCATCTCCGCCCCGCGCGAGGTCGTGTACAAGCTCTTCACCGAGCGCGACAGCCTCAATGGCAACCTGCCCGTCCAGATCAAGCTGAAGAAGCCGGGCGCCGGCATCCCCTCCGGCGTGGGTGCGCAGTACCACCTCGGCCTGGCCGGTCTCGGCGTCACCGAGGAGACCACCGAACTGGTCCCCAATGAACGCTTCGTCTACCGCATCGTCGCCGGCGCCCCGGTGAAGCGGCATGTCGGCACCGTCACCTTCGCCGACGCCCCCGGCGGCACCAAGCTCGTCTACACCATGGAGTCCGAGCCCAGCCTGCCCGTGCCGGCCAAGGTCCTCGAACTCGGCCTCAAGAGCCTGATCAACACCTTCATCAGCGGCGTCCGCAAGGCCACCAAGTAG
- the steA gene encoding putative cytokinetic ring protein SteA has product MKMLALLSRTTETMPGISGLARVDRNTRRLLQRVGPGDVVVLDEMDLDRLTADRLVEAGVAVVVNASPSISGRYPNLGPEVLVANGILLLDAVSSDVFTKIKDGQKVRVDEGIVYADKLSKKEPEALVEGIELTEAGIAERMIEARNGLADHLEAFAGNTIEFIRTESSLLIDGIGVPDVVLDMKKRHVVIVADAPDHAEDLKRIKPFIKEYAPILIGVGRGADTLTRNGYRPDLIVGDPEEITATTLKCGAEVILPADTDGHAKGLERIQDLGIGATTFPSSGAPADLALLLADHHGAALIVTVGAAASLDDFFDRGRRDSNPATFLTRLKMGTKLMDAKAVASLYRHRGNGWAVALVVLAALVALIVALLATHMGGELVTSTADTWDRFSAWVQGFFDQHR; this is encoded by the coding sequence ATGAAGATGCTGGCCCTGCTGTCGCGCACTACCGAAACGATGCCCGGAATCAGCGGGCTGGCCCGGGTCGACCGCAATACCCGGCGTCTGCTGCAGCGCGTCGGACCCGGTGATGTGGTGGTCCTGGACGAGATGGACTTGGATCGGCTCACCGCCGACCGGCTCGTGGAGGCCGGGGTCGCGGTGGTGGTCAACGCCTCGCCCTCGATTTCCGGGCGGTATCCGAATCTCGGGCCGGAAGTGCTGGTGGCCAATGGGATTCTGCTGCTGGACGCGGTCAGCTCCGATGTTTTCACCAAGATCAAGGACGGGCAGAAGGTCCGGGTGGACGAGGGCATCGTCTACGCCGACAAGCTGTCGAAGAAGGAACCCGAGGCGCTGGTCGAGGGCATCGAGCTCACCGAGGCCGGCATCGCCGAGCGCATGATCGAGGCCCGCAACGGGCTGGCCGATCATCTGGAAGCCTTCGCGGGCAACACGATCGAGTTCATCCGCACCGAAAGTTCCTTGCTCATCGACGGAATCGGCGTGCCGGACGTGGTGCTCGATATGAAGAAGAGACATGTCGTGATCGTGGCCGACGCACCCGATCACGCCGAGGATCTGAAGCGGATCAAGCCGTTCATCAAGGAGTACGCGCCGATTCTGATCGGCGTGGGGCGGGGCGCGGATACGTTGACGCGCAATGGATATCGGCCCGATCTGATCGTCGGCGATCCGGAGGAGATCACCGCCACCACGCTCAAGTGCGGGGCCGAGGTGATCCTGCCGGCCGATACCGACGGGCACGCAAAGGGTTTGGAGCGCATCCAGGATCTCGGGATCGGCGCGACCACCTTCCCGTCCTCGGGCGCGCCCGCGGATCTGGCGCTGCTGCTGGCCGATCACCACGGGGCCGCGCTCATCGTGACCGTCGGCGCCGCAGCATCTCTCGACGATTTCTTCGATCGCGGCCGCCGCGATTCGAATCCGGCGACCTTCCTGACCCGGTTGAAGATGGGCACCAAGCTCATGGACGCGAAAGCCGTTGCGTCCCTGTACCGGCACCGCGGCAACGGGTGGGCGGTGGCCTTGGTGGTGCTGGCCGCGCTGGTGGCCTTGATTGTCGCGCTACTGGCCACACACATGGGCGGTGAACTGGTCACCTCCACGGCCGACACCTGGGATCGGTTCTCGGCCTGGGTTCAGGGATTCTTCGACCAGCACAGGTAG
- the recN gene encoding DNA repair protein RecN has product MLTEIRIDGLGVISTATAQFHEGLTVLTGETGAGKTMVVTSLHLLSGARADAGRVRLGASRAVVEGRFTVDEVHDSARSEAQEVLESSGAEPDDDGSIIAVRTVGSDGRSRAHLGGRSVPASVLGDFTTPLLTVHGQNDQLRLQRPDQQLHALDQFASDTVDSLLRKYQKARKTWLDARNQLLERTAKSRELALEADHLTQSLNEIDAVAPEPGEDVHLVAEVRRLSDLDSLREAASTAHDALAGPADSPGEDAGALDLLGTARARIEASDDPALAGLGPRLGEAISVVVDLATELSSYLSDLPSDPGALESMLTRQAELKTLTRKYAPDIDGVIKWADEARTRLSSLDVSEEALAALAAEVETAAEKVRETARKLTAARTKAAGKLAAAVSTELGGLAMGRARLEVAVGPMLAGVQDSAPLVIDGKELHAGSTGVDEVEFRLAAHSGAHPLPLSKSASGGELSRIMLALEVVLASSEHGTTMVFDEVDAGVGGRAAVEIGRRLARLARTHQVIVVTHLPQVAAFADTHLVVDKVDDGKGVKSGVRALTQDERVVELARMLAGLGDTETGRAHAWELLTTAHAEKVTAAS; this is encoded by the coding sequence GTGCTGACAGAGATCAGGATTGACGGGCTGGGCGTAATTTCCACCGCCACCGCGCAATTCCATGAGGGTTTGACCGTTTTGACCGGTGAGACCGGTGCGGGCAAGACCATGGTGGTGACGAGCCTGCACCTCCTCAGCGGTGCGCGCGCCGATGCGGGCCGGGTGCGGCTCGGCGCGTCGCGAGCGGTGGTGGAGGGGCGCTTCACCGTCGACGAAGTCCACGACAGCGCACGGTCGGAAGCTCAGGAGGTGCTCGAATCCTCCGGGGCCGAACCTGATGACGACGGCAGCATCATCGCGGTGCGCACCGTCGGCAGCGACGGGCGGTCCCGCGCGCATCTGGGCGGACGCAGCGTGCCCGCCTCGGTGCTGGGCGATTTCACGACGCCGCTGCTCACCGTGCACGGTCAGAACGATCAGCTGCGGTTGCAGCGGCCGGATCAGCAGTTGCACGCGCTGGACCAATTCGCTTCGGACACCGTCGATTCGCTGCTGCGCAAGTATCAGAAGGCCCGCAAGACCTGGCTGGACGCGCGCAATCAGCTGCTCGAGCGCACCGCCAAGAGCCGCGAACTCGCGCTCGAGGCCGATCATCTCACCCAGTCGCTCAATGAGATCGACGCCGTCGCACCGGAACCCGGTGAGGATGTGCACCTGGTGGCGGAGGTGCGGCGGCTCTCGGATCTGGATTCGCTGCGGGAGGCGGCGTCCACCGCGCACGATGCGCTGGCCGGCCCGGCCGACAGCCCGGGTGAGGACGCGGGTGCGCTGGATCTGCTGGGCACCGCGCGCGCTCGCATCGAAGCCTCCGACGATCCGGCGCTGGCCGGGCTCGGACCGCGTCTGGGCGAGGCGATTTCGGTCGTGGTCGATCTGGCCACCGAGCTCAGCTCGTACCTGTCGGATCTGCCGTCCGATCCGGGTGCGCTGGAGTCCATGCTCACCCGCCAGGCCGAATTGAAGACGCTCACCAGGAAATACGCCCCGGATATCGACGGCGTCATCAAGTGGGCCGATGAGGCGCGCACCCGGCTGTCCTCCCTCGACGTGTCCGAGGAAGCCCTGGCCGCCCTGGCCGCCGAGGTGGAGACCGCCGCCGAGAAGGTTCGCGAAACCGCCCGCAAGCTGACCGCCGCGCGCACCAAGGCGGCGGGCAAGCTGGCCGCGGCCGTGAGCACCGAACTGGGCGGCCTGGCCATGGGCCGGGCGCGGCTCGAGGTGGCGGTGGGCCCCATGCTCGCGGGCGTGCAGGATTCCGCGCCGCTGGTCATCGACGGCAAGGAACTGCACGCCGGTTCGACCGGTGTCGACGAGGTGGAGTTCCGTCTGGCCGCGCATTCGGGAGCGCACCCACTTCCCTTGAGCAAGAGCGCGTCCGGCGGTGAGCTCTCCCGCATCATGCTCGCGCTCGAGGTGGTGCTGGCCAGTTCCGAGCACGGCACCACCATGGTCTTCGACGAGGTCGACGCCGGTGTCGGTGGTCGCGCCGCCGTCGAGATCGGCCGCCGCCTGGCCCGGCTGGCCCGCACCCACCAGGTCATTGTGGTGACGCACCTGCCGCAGGTGGCGGCCTTCGCCGACACCCATCTGGTGGTGGACAAGGTCGACGACGGCAAGGGCGTGAAGTCCGGTGTCCGCGCCCTCACCCAGGATGAGCGCGTGGTCGAACTGGCCCGCATGCTCGCCGGTCTGGGCGACACCGAAACCGGCCGCGCTCACGCGTGGGAGCTGCTCACCACCGCGCACGCCGAAAAGGTCACCGCCGCAAGCTGA
- a CDS encoding class I SAM-dependent methyltransferase: MDRNFDELVAEAASVSVDGWDFSWLDGRATEQRPSWGYQRRQAQRLAGARAALDIQTGGGEVLAEAEVLPPTMVATESWPPNIQKATRLLHPRGAVVVADPDEPPLPFADGAFDLVTSRHPATVWWEEIARVLEPGGIYFAQHVGPASVFELVEYFLGPQPEARTKRDPGAEAAEARTAGLEIVQARSERLRMEFHDIGAVVYFLRKVIWMVPGFTVEQYLDRLRDLDREIRANGPFVAYSSRSLFEARKP, from the coding sequence ATGGACCGCAACTTCGATGAGCTGGTGGCCGAAGCGGCGTCGGTCTCCGTGGACGGATGGGACTTCTCCTGGCTGGACGGCCGCGCCACCGAGCAGCGACCCTCGTGGGGATATCAGCGCCGGCAGGCGCAGCGCCTGGCCGGCGCCCGGGCGGCGCTCGATATTCAGACCGGCGGGGGTGAGGTGCTCGCCGAGGCCGAGGTCTTGCCGCCGACCATGGTCGCCACCGAATCGTGGCCGCCCAATATTCAGAAGGCGACCCGGCTGCTGCATCCGCGCGGAGCGGTGGTCGTCGCCGATCCGGACGAACCGCCACTGCCGTTCGCCGACGGGGCCTTCGATCTGGTGACGAGCCGGCATCCCGCGACCGTGTGGTGGGAAGAGATCGCCCGGGTGCTCGAACCCGGCGGGATCTACTTCGCACAGCATGTCGGGCCCGCCAGCGTCTTCGAACTGGTGGAGTACTTCCTCGGACCGCAACCCGAGGCCCGCACGAAACGTGATCCCGGCGCCGAAGCCGCCGAGGCGCGCACGGCCGGGCTGGAGATCGTGCAAGCCCGGTCCGAGCGACTGCGGATGGAATTCCACGACATCGGGGCGGTCGTGTACTTCTTGCGCAAGGTGATCTGGATGGTTCCCGGGTTCACCGTCGAGCAGTACCTCGACCGGCTGCGCGACCTGGACCGCGAGATTCGCGCCAACGGCCCGTTCGTCGCCTATTCCAGCCGGAGCCTGTTCGAAGCCCGGAAGCCGTAG
- a CDS encoding TetR/AcrR family transcriptional regulator has protein sequence MSVSRQEKFLTSGRQNQKQRTREALLDAAVELARDGRSPSIAEVAETARVSPATAYRYFPNTASLWADVASRQHTQARDYPGILESLSGTAEERMDTVVRSTAEMQLADETVWRTVLRAALDRWFDQLEIPEADRVPVRGTTRLEMARIAIAPLADRLTPEQLDRLANALTMVYGMEAVVTARDTCGLDTEATTETMRWAARALIRGALAETEDVAKS, from the coding sequence ATGAGTGTCTCACGTCAAGAGAAATTTCTCACGAGTGGTCGGCAGAATCAGAAGCAGCGAACTCGTGAGGCTCTCCTCGACGCAGCGGTCGAACTCGCCCGCGACGGCCGCTCCCCCTCCATCGCCGAGGTCGCCGAAACCGCCCGTGTCTCCCCCGCCACCGCCTACCGCTACTTCCCGAACACCGCCTCCCTGTGGGCCGATGTCGCCAGCCGCCAGCACACCCAGGCCCGCGACTATCCGGGAATACTCGAATCCCTCTCCGGCACAGCGGAAGAGCGCATGGACACCGTCGTCCGCTCCACCGCCGAAATGCAGCTCGCCGATGAAACCGTCTGGCGCACGGTCCTGCGCGCCGCCCTGGACCGCTGGTTCGACCAGCTGGAGATCCCCGAGGCCGACCGCGTCCCCGTACGCGGCACCACCCGCCTGGAAATGGCCCGAATCGCCATCGCCCCCTTGGCCGATCGCCTCACCCCCGAGCAGCTCGACCGCCTCGCCAACGCGCTCACCATGGTCTACGGCATGGAGGCCGTCGTCACCGCCCGCGACACCTGCGGGCTGGACACCGAAGCCACCACCGAAACCATGCGCTGGGCGGCCCGCGCCCTCATCCGCGGCGCACTCGCCGAAACCGAGGACGTCGCGAAATCCTGA
- a CDS encoding NAD kinase: protein MPQGASTERRAREIHTERRAREILLVAHPGRSELTETAHRVAKIFDAAGIGLRVLEDEAYSTRFDLDDAGEADGYPVRVMEHGPAAAIGCEMVLALGGDGTFLRAAELAREASVPVLGINLGRIGFLTEAEAEHLDEALSQVVRRDYTLEERMTIDVTVQIDDVVVERGWALNEASIENATRMGVLEVVLEVDGRPVSSFGCDGVLIATPTGSTAYAFSAGGPVVWPELEALLVIPSNAHALFARPLVTSPDSLIAVETVATGHDAIVFLDGRRTLALPRGGRVEAVRGAEPVRWVRLDSAPFADRMVRKFQLPVTGWRGRRRTESTSADRDQD, encoded by the coding sequence GTGCCGCAAGGCGCGTCCACGGAGCGGCGTGCGCGGGAAATTCACACCGAGCGGCGTGCGCGGGAAATCCTGCTGGTCGCCCATCCGGGGCGGTCGGAGCTCACCGAGACCGCGCATCGTGTCGCCAAGATCTTCGATGCGGCCGGTATCGGGTTGCGGGTGCTCGAGGACGAGGCCTACAGCACCCGTTTCGATCTGGACGATGCAGGCGAAGCGGACGGCTATCCGGTTCGTGTCATGGAGCACGGGCCGGCCGCGGCCATCGGCTGCGAGATGGTGCTCGCCCTGGGCGGCGACGGCACGTTCCTGCGCGCGGCGGAGCTGGCGCGTGAGGCGTCGGTGCCGGTGCTGGGAATCAATCTGGGGCGCATCGGATTTCTCACCGAGGCCGAGGCCGAGCATCTGGACGAGGCGCTATCCCAGGTGGTGCGCCGCGACTACACGCTCGAAGAGCGCATGACCATCGATGTCACCGTGCAGATCGACGATGTGGTGGTCGAGCGCGGCTGGGCGCTCAACGAGGCCAGTATCGAGAACGCCACGCGCATGGGCGTTCTCGAGGTGGTGCTGGAGGTCGACGGCCGTCCGGTGTCGTCGTTCGGGTGCGACGGTGTGCTGATCGCCACTCCCACCGGTTCCACCGCATATGCCTTCTCGGCGGGCGGTCCGGTGGTGTGGCCGGAACTCGAAGCGCTGCTGGTGATTCCGAGCAATGCCCACGCCCTGTTCGCGCGACCCCTGGTGACCAGCCCGGATTCGCTGATCGCGGTGGAAACCGTTGCGACGGGCCATGATGCGATAGTTTTCCTCGATGGCCGGCGCACCCTCGCATTGCCGCGGGGCGGCCGGGTCGAGGCGGTCCGCGGGGCCGAACCGGTGCGGTGGGTGCGGCTGGATTCCGCGCCGTTCGCCGATCGGATGGTGCGCAAATTCCAATTGCCCGTGACAGGCTGGCGGGGCCGACGGCGGACGGAGAGCACGAGTGCTGACAGAGATCAGGATTGA
- a CDS encoding CTP synthase: MGNSRIPARAATKHIFVSGGVASSLGKGLTASSLGQLLTSRGLRVTMQKLDPYLNVDPGTMNPFQHGEVFVTEDGAETDLDVGHYERFLDRDLSGDANVTTGQVYSKVIAKERRGEYLGDTVQVIPHITDEIKYRILAMAGPDLHGQTPDVVITEIGGTVGDIESQPFLEAARQIRHEVGRDNCFFLHVTLVPFLGPSGELKTKPTQHSVAALRNIGIQPDALILRCDREVPQPLKNKIALMCDVDVDACISTPDAPSIYDIPKVLHREGLDAYVVRRLGLPFRDVDWTVWGDLLDRVHNPREQVTIALVGKYVDLPDAYLSVTEALRAGGFAARAKVNIRWVQSDECETEAGAQQHLSDVDGILIPGGFGIRGIEGKVGAIRYARKRGIPLLGLCLGLQCVVIEAARSAGLKDANSTEFEPDCKYPVISTMADQEQAVAGEADLGGTMRLGAYPAVLEKGSVVAQAYGATEVSERHRHRFEVNNTYRDKIAKSGLKFSGTSPDGHLVEFVEYPQDKHPFLVATQAHPELKSRPTRPHPLFAALVNASLNYKAAERLPVEIPNEVPADEGEKVSK, translated from the coding sequence GTGGGTAATTCACGGATTCCGGCGCGCGCGGCCACGAAACACATCTTCGTCAGCGGCGGTGTCGCCTCTTCACTCGGTAAGGGTTTGACCGCCTCCAGCCTCGGTCAGCTGCTTACGTCGCGCGGTTTGCGCGTCACGATGCAGAAGCTGGATCCGTACCTGAACGTCGATCCCGGCACCATGAACCCCTTCCAGCACGGTGAGGTGTTCGTGACCGAGGACGGCGCGGAGACGGACCTCGATGTGGGTCACTACGAACGCTTCCTCGACCGCGATCTGTCGGGGGACGCGAATGTGACCACCGGCCAGGTGTATTCGAAGGTGATCGCCAAGGAGCGGCGCGGCGAGTACCTCGGTGACACCGTGCAGGTGATTCCGCACATCACCGATGAGATCAAGTACCGGATTCTCGCCATGGCGGGGCCCGATCTGCACGGGCAGACTCCGGATGTGGTGATCACCGAAATCGGTGGCACCGTGGGCGATATCGAGTCGCAGCCGTTCCTGGAGGCGGCGCGGCAGATCCGCCACGAGGTCGGGCGTGACAACTGCTTCTTCCTGCATGTCACGCTGGTGCCGTTCCTCGGCCCGTCGGGCGAGCTCAAGACCAAGCCGACCCAGCACTCGGTGGCGGCGCTGCGCAATATCGGCATCCAGCCCGACGCGCTGATCCTGCGCTGCGACCGCGAGGTGCCGCAGCCGCTCAAGAACAAGATCGCGCTCATGTGCGACGTGGATGTGGACGCCTGCATCTCCACACCGGACGCGCCGTCGATCTACGACATTCCGAAGGTGCTGCACCGCGAGGGGCTCGACGCCTATGTCGTGCGCCGTCTGGGCCTGCCGTTCCGCGATGTGGACTGGACCGTGTGGGGCGACCTGCTGGACCGCGTGCACAACCCGCGCGAGCAGGTCACCATCGCGCTGGTCGGCAAGTACGTCGACCTGCCGGACGCCTACCTATCGGTCACCGAGGCGCTGCGCGCGGGTGGTTTCGCCGCGCGGGCCAAGGTGAACATCCGCTGGGTGCAGTCCGACGAGTGCGAGACCGAAGCCGGTGCGCAGCAGCATCTTTCGGATGTGGACGGCATCCTCATCCCGGGTGGCTTCGGCATTCGCGGCATCGAGGGCAAGGTGGGCGCGATCCGCTACGCCCGCAAGCGCGGCATTCCGCTGCTGGGCCTGTGCCTGGGCCTGCAGTGCGTGGTGATCGAGGCGGCGCGTTCGGCCGGTCTCAAGGACGCCAACTCGACCGAGTTCGAGCCGGACTGCAAGTACCCGGTCATCTCCACCATGGCCGATCAGGAGCAGGCCGTCGCCGGTGAAGCCGATCTGGGCGGCACCATGCGTCTGGGCGCCTACCCGGCCGTTCTGGAGAAGGGTTCGGTCGTCGCGCAGGCGTACGGCGCCACCGAGGTGTCCGAACGTCACCGCCACCGCTTCGAGGTGAACAACACCTACCGCGACAAGATCGCCAAGAGCGGCCTGAAGTTCTCCGGCACCTCCCCGGACGGCCACCTGGTCGAGTTCGTGGAGTACCCGCAGGACAAGCACCCCTTCCTGGTCGCCACCCAGGCGCACCCGGAGCTCAAGTCCCGCCCGACCCGCCCGCACCCGCTGTTCGCGGCACTGGTCAACGCCTCGCTGAATTACAAGGCCGCCGAACGGCTTCCGGTCGAGATCCCGAATGAGGTTCCGGCGGACGAGGGTGAGAAAGTTTCGAAGTGA